The Microbacterium sp. KUDC0406 genome includes a window with the following:
- the upp gene encoding uracil phosphoribosyltransferase codes for MRVHVADHPLITHKLTVLRDEGTPSPVFRQLTEELVTLLAYEATRNVHVTPVEIQTPVTKTMGVKISEPRPIVVPILRAGLGMLEGLVKLLPTAEVGFLGMVRDEETFEPTTYAERLPDDLSDRQCFAIDPMLATGGSLGAAIQFLFDRGAKDVTAICLLGTPEGVAAIEELVGDRDVTLVLGALDERLNEKGYIVPGLGDAGDRLYGTV; via the coding sequence CGACCACCCCCTCATCACCCACAAACTCACGGTGCTGCGTGACGAGGGCACTCCGTCGCCCGTGTTCCGCCAGCTGACCGAAGAGCTCGTCACGCTGCTCGCCTACGAGGCGACCCGCAACGTGCACGTCACGCCCGTCGAGATCCAGACCCCGGTCACGAAGACCATGGGCGTGAAGATCTCGGAGCCGCGCCCGATCGTGGTACCCATCCTGCGCGCCGGCCTCGGCATGCTCGAAGGTCTGGTCAAGCTGCTGCCGACCGCCGAGGTCGGATTCCTCGGCATGGTGCGAGACGAGGAGACGTTCGAGCCGACCACGTACGCAGAGCGCCTTCCCGACGACCTCAGCGACCGGCAGTGCTTCGCGATCGACCCGATGCTCGCCACCGGCGGCTCGCTCGGCGCCGCGATCCAGTTCCTGTTCGACCGCGGGGCGAAGGACGTCACCGCGATCTGCCTGCTCGGCACGCCGGAAGGCGTCGCCGCGATCGAGGAGCTCGTCGGCGACCGCGACGTGACCCTGGTGCTCGGCGCGCTCGACGAGCGCCTCAACGAGAAGGGCTACATCGTGCCCGGTCTCGGCGACGCCGGCGACCGGCTGTACGGCACGGTCTGA